From the Perognathus longimembris pacificus isolate PPM17 chromosome 9, ASM2315922v1, whole genome shotgun sequence genome, one window contains:
- the LOC125357649 gene encoding 40S ribosomal protein S5-like — protein MTEWEAATPALAETPDIKLFGKWSTDDVQINDISLQDYIAVKEKYANYLPHSAGQYAAKRFRRAQCPIVERLTNSMMMHGRNNGKKLMTVRIVKHAFEIIHLLTGENPLQVLVNAINSGPREDSTRIGRAGTVRRQAADVSPLRRVNQAIWLLCTGAREAAFWNIKTIAECLADELINAAKGSSNSYAIKKKDELERVAKSNH, from the coding sequence ATGACCGAGTGGGAGGCAGCCacgccagccctagcagaaaccCCTGACATTAAGCTTTTTGGGAAGTGGAGCACGGATGATGTACAGATCAATGACATTTCGCTACAAGACTACATTGCAGTGAAAGAGAAGTATGCTAACTACCTGCCCCACAGTGCAGGACAGTATGCTGCCAAGCGCTTCCGTAGAGCACAGTGCCCCATTGTGGAGCGTCTCACTAACTCCATGATGATGCATGGTCGCAACAACGGCAAGAAGCTCATGACTGTGCGCATCGTCAAGCATGCCTTTGAGATCATCCACCTGCTCACTGGTGAGAACCCTCTTCAGGTTCTGGTGAATGCCATCAACAGTGGGCCCCGTGAGGACTCAACGAGGATTGGGCGAGCTGGAACAGTGAGAAGGCAGGCTGCGGATGTATCCCCACTGCGCCGGGTGAATCAGGCCATCTGGCTGCTGTGTACTGGTGCCCGGGAGGCTGCCTTCTGGAACATCAAGACCATCGCTGAGTGCCTTGCTGATGAGCTCATCAATGCTGCTAAGGGCTCTTCCAACTCCTATGCCATCAAGAAGAAGGATGAGCTGGAGCGTGTGGCCAAGTCTAATCACTGA